In one window of Mucilaginibacter auburnensis DNA:
- a CDS encoding DUF2931 family protein: MKRLNLLNKGLMMLAVVMAILLLFKIFSYKSWERYYYTSSVSNPEAFPIHLFGIAFIMENGEYSGDFYNDLDIINSFNSDWGRGTSYEAYNPQFLPKSLFVEYMDFRTQKYYIDTIILPKEKMYQSFEIAKKQNKLSDLAYGRRKMGLSFHVGIANDGNILIWLLGDDYQLELYRKKIHPKPFTGNVVSKKEPEPVGANKSQINYFADVPDSLKRKIMELKVDNVEYKDSVPVYFDQLRP, from the coding sequence ATGAAGCGATTAAATTTACTGAATAAAGGATTGATGATGCTTGCCGTGGTCATGGCCATCCTTCTCCTTTTTAAAATATTTTCTTACAAATCGTGGGAGCGATACTACTATACCTCGTCCGTCTCCAATCCGGAAGCATTCCCAATTCATCTATTTGGCATCGCGTTCATCATGGAGAACGGAGAGTATAGTGGAGACTTCTACAATGACCTGGACATCATCAATTCGTTTAATTCTGATTGGGGACGCGGAACAAGTTATGAGGCTTATAATCCGCAATTTCTGCCGAAGAGCCTGTTCGTAGAATATATGGATTTTCGTACCCAAAAATACTACATAGATACCATCATTCTTCCTAAAGAAAAGATGTATCAGTCATTTGAAATCGCTAAAAAGCAAAACAAGCTCAGCGATCTTGCATACGGGCGCCGGAAAATGGGGCTTTCCTTTCATGTAGGTATCGCTAATGATGGTAATATTCTCATCTGGCTGCTTGGAGATGATTACCAGCTTGAGCTTTATCGGAAAAAGATACATCCCAAACCATTCACGGGCAATGTCGTTTCAAAGAAAGAGCCGGAACCTGTGGGAGCTAATAAAAGTCAGATCAATTATTTTGCGGATGTGCCAGATAGTCTAAAACGGAAAATAATGGAATTAAAAGTGGATAACGTAGAATATAAAGATAGTGT
- the msrA gene encoding peptide-methionine (S)-S-oxide reductase MsrA, whose translation MQTEKAILAGGCFWGVEELIRQVPGVTSTIVGYTGGDVPNATYRNHGTHAEGIAITFDPEKITYRHLLEYFFKIHDPTTRNRQGNDIGTSYRSAIFYLDENQHQTALQLIEEMDASGIWPGKIVTEVSPAGDFWDAEEDHQDYLQKNPYGYTCHFERPNWKLV comes from the coding sequence ATGCAAACAGAGAAAGCGATATTGGCCGGCGGTTGTTTTTGGGGCGTGGAAGAACTGATCCGCCAGGTACCGGGCGTAACCTCAACTATAGTCGGTTATACAGGCGGCGACGTTCCGAATGCGACTTACCGCAACCATGGTACACATGCCGAAGGCATAGCCATTACTTTTGATCCTGAAAAAATTACTTACCGGCATTTACTTGAGTATTTTTTTAAGATCCATGACCCTACGACAAGGAACCGGCAGGGCAACGATATCGGGACTTCTTATCGTTCCGCTATTTTCTACCTGGACGAAAATCAGCATCAAACAGCTTTGCAACTGATTGAGGAGATGGACGCCTCAGGTATTTGGCCCGGTAAGATCGTCACAGAAGTAAGTCCGGCAGGAGATTTTTGGGATGCTGAGGAAGATCATCAGGATTATTTGCAGAAGAACCCATATGGTTATACCTGCCATTTTGAAAGGCCAAACTGGAAGCTGGTTTAG
- a CDS encoding ATP-binding protein, protein MNLRKEESTEAFLSGGGEMGKLIRSLDWSQTALGPIAEWPQSLRTSISLCLSSTFPILIAWGPETIQIYNDSYRPICGAKHPESMGMNFRICWETALSVVGDAFTRGQHGEGTYINDQRMFLDRYGYLEESWMTFSFAPIRDETGNVGGIFHPITETTVKMLSGRRTQTLRDLGAAINKAKTVEDIGRLTEGRYADFNLDLPFLLFYQYNEGKASLISASGLTPGIPIVPTEIIIIADESWPLAGSLASGEMEVITGLAERFGDFSCAPYDIAPHTAVILPLKLSGQEEPYGFMIAGVSACRALDQDYLNFYDQLANTYNTAISNVYAYEQEQKRAEALAAIDRSKTAFFSNVSHEFRTPLTLMLGPLEDMLGRDKLPADLKAPLDATHRNALRLLKLVNNLLDYSRVEAGRAQAAYQPVDLAELTADLASSFRSIIEKAGMELIVHTQPLIQTAYVDKQMWEKIVLNLLSNAFKYTLKGTIGVRLKQQGNAAVLEVQDTGVGIPEKELPYMFERFHRVENTAGRTHEGTGIGLSLVHELVHLHGGEISVASMEGGGSTFTIKIPVGKAHLPQEHVLDSAKETDSTALKGAFIQEAFSLLQEETQATHSESAQATGDISTHQDFSVTKDTRLLVVDDNTDMRAYLNRLLEPYFTVITANNGADALQKIHELKPDLVLSDIMMPVMDGKAMLEILRKAPETMRLPVIFLSARAGEEARIDGLEAGADDYLVKPFSAAELLTKVRAQIKISKTRSHAEQQLRDLLTEAPVAIAIYRTPWHLIEFANKRMLEYWGIDSSASFNRPLLEVVPELKAQGFGDIMDHIYRTGERFVTSEIPVVLTKGGKTATTYIHLTVEALRNEDGQITGMMAVAADVTDQVAARHELEKVTDTLKLSLEAANLGTWRSDWGTDNLIVSDITRKIHGLPLATELSFRETLNVIIPEHRDRFVQAVEQAVFTKGRFSENYQIQPYNGSKRKWLNSTGKVELDANGEVTGVIGTILDITESKEDELRKNDFIGMVSHEMKTPLTSLSGYAQMLARHAGKRSDDFVRDKSEKISNQIKKMTTMINGFLNVSRLESGKIALQKSHFELNELICEIIEETEMTSSTHQMLFTPADPVALNADREKIGTVLSNLLSNAVKYSPKGKEINVRTTAFKGHLAVSIKDEGMGINTDDLEKLFDRYYRVENQDTQHIAGFGIGLYLCAEIIERHGGRLWAESEIGTGSIFHFSLPLDLGN, encoded by the coding sequence ATGAACTTAAGAAAAGAGGAAAGCACCGAAGCATTTCTTTCGGGTGGCGGCGAAATGGGTAAACTGATCCGTTCACTGGACTGGTCACAAACGGCATTGGGCCCAATTGCAGAATGGCCGCAAAGTCTTCGTACCTCGATCAGCCTTTGTTTGTCCTCTACTTTTCCCATCCTGATCGCCTGGGGGCCGGAAACCATACAGATCTACAATGACAGTTACCGGCCGATCTGCGGGGCCAAACACCCCGAATCCATGGGCATGAACTTTCGCATTTGCTGGGAAACGGCGCTCTCCGTCGTAGGCGATGCATTCACCCGCGGCCAGCATGGCGAGGGTACGTATATCAATGACCAGCGGATGTTCCTGGACCGTTACGGCTACCTGGAAGAATCCTGGATGACCTTTTCCTTTGCACCCATCCGCGATGAAACCGGCAATGTGGGTGGCATTTTTCACCCGATTACAGAAACAACGGTTAAAATGCTGAGCGGCCGCCGTACACAAACCTTACGTGACCTGGGCGCAGCGATCAACAAAGCCAAAACGGTGGAAGACATCGGCCGTTTGACCGAAGGCCGTTATGCCGACTTTAACCTTGACCTGCCATTCCTGCTTTTTTACCAGTATAACGAGGGTAAGGCTTCCCTCATCAGCGCCTCCGGATTGACTCCCGGAATACCGATAGTGCCCACAGAGATCATAATTATAGCTGACGAAAGCTGGCCGCTGGCGGGTAGCCTGGCATCTGGCGAGATGGAAGTGATCACCGGCCTGGCCGAACGCTTTGGCGACTTTAGTTGTGCACCTTACGATATAGCACCGCATACAGCTGTCATCCTGCCACTCAAGTTATCCGGGCAGGAAGAACCTTACGGCTTTATGATCGCCGGGGTCAGCGCCTGCCGTGCGCTGGATCAGGATTACCTGAACTTTTATGACCAACTTGCCAATACCTATAATACGGCGATTTCTAATGTCTATGCCTATGAACAAGAACAAAAGCGTGCTGAAGCCTTAGCCGCCATAGACCGCTCAAAAACCGCGTTCTTCAGCAATGTCAGTCATGAGTTCCGGACGCCGCTGACCTTGATGCTGGGCCCGCTGGAGGATATGCTCGGCCGGGACAAGCTGCCCGCCGATCTGAAAGCGCCACTGGACGCTACGCATCGTAACGCGCTGCGCCTGCTGAAGCTGGTTAACAACCTACTCGATTACAGCCGGGTGGAGGCCGGACGCGCACAGGCCGCCTATCAGCCGGTCGATCTGGCGGAACTAACGGCCGACCTGGCCAGCAGCTTCCGTTCGATCATTGAAAAAGCCGGCATGGAACTGATCGTACACACCCAACCCCTGATCCAGACCGCTTATGTCGACAAACAGATGTGGGAAAAGATCGTGCTCAATCTATTATCCAATGCTTTTAAATATACGCTGAAAGGCACCATCGGTGTTCGCCTGAAACAGCAGGGTAACGCCGCAGTACTGGAAGTTCAGGACACCGGCGTGGGCATTCCCGAAAAGGAACTGCCGTATATGTTCGAGCGTTTTCACCGGGTGGAAAATACCGCCGGTCGCACGCATGAGGGCACGGGTATCGGTTTGTCGCTGGTGCATGAACTGGTGCATTTACATGGCGGCGAAATCTCCGTAGCCAGTATGGAGGGTGGAGGTAGCACCTTTACGATAAAGATCCCCGTCGGCAAAGCGCATTTGCCGCAGGAGCATGTGCTGGATAGCGCTAAAGAGACCGATTCGACCGCGTTGAAGGGCGCGTTTATCCAGGAGGCCTTCAGTTTGTTACAGGAAGAAACACAGGCGACCCACTCGGAAAGCGCGCAGGCGACCGGCGACATCAGCACGCATCAGGATTTTTCGGTGACGAAGGACACCCGATTGCTGGTCGTAGATGACAATACAGATATGCGGGCTTACCTGAACCGCTTACTGGAACCTTATTTTACGGTGATCACAGCAAACAACGGCGCGGATGCCCTGCAAAAGATCCATGAGCTTAAGCCGGACCTGGTGCTGAGCGACATCATGATGCCGGTCATGGACGGCAAGGCCATGCTGGAGATCCTGCGTAAAGCGCCGGAAACCATGCGCTTGCCGGTGATCTTTTTATCTGCACGTGCCGGTGAGGAAGCGCGCATAGATGGCCTGGAAGCGGGAGCGGATGATTACCTGGTCAAACCGTTCTCAGCGGCTGAATTATTGACCAAGGTCAGGGCACAGATTAAGATCAGTAAGACCCGTTCACATGCCGAACAGCAGTTACGGGATCTGTTAACTGAAGCGCCGGTGGCGATAGCGATCTACCGAACCCCATGGCACCTGATCGAATTCGCCAACAAGCGGATGCTGGAATATTGGGGCATTGACAGTAGCGCTTCATTTAACCGTCCGCTTTTAGAAGTGGTACCAGAATTAAAAGCGCAGGGATTTGGCGATATAATGGATCACATTTACCGGACCGGTGAGCGATTTGTAACCAGTGAGATACCCGTTGTCCTGACCAAAGGTGGCAAGACAGCGACCACCTATATTCACTTAACCGTTGAAGCATTAAGGAATGAAGACGGGCAGATCACGGGCATGATGGCCGTGGCCGCGGACGTCACTGACCAGGTCGCTGCGCGACATGAGCTGGAGAAAGTGACGGACACGCTTAAACTCTCGCTGGAAGCCGCCAATCTGGGTACCTGGCGAAGCGACTGGGGGACAGACAATCTCATCGTTTCGGACATTACGCGCAAAATTCATGGCCTTCCTTTAGCAACGGAACTTTCTTTCAGGGAAACGTTGAACGTTATCATACCAGAGCACCGCGACCGCTTCGTGCAAGCCGTCGAACAGGCGGTATTCACCAAAGGCCGCTTTAGTGAAAATTACCAGATACAACCTTACAACGGAAGTAAACGGAAATGGCTGAATTCCACCGGTAAGGTCGAGTTGGATGCCAACGGAGAGGTAACCGGAGTGATCGGTACCATTCTGGATATAACGGAATCGAAAGAGGACGAACTGCGAAAAAATGATTTCATAGGAATGGTGAGCCATGAGATGAAAACTCCCTTAACCTCGCTGAGTGGTTACGCACAGATGCTGGCCCGGCACGCCGGAAAAAGGTCGGACGATTTTGTGCGGGATAAATCGGAAAAGATCAGTAACCAGATAAAAAAAATGACAACGATGATCAACGGCTTCCTGAATGTGTCCAGACTGGAATCAGGCAAGATCGCGTTACAGAAAAGTCACTTTGAGCTGAATGAATTGATCTGCGAGATCATCGAAGAAACGGAAATGACCAGCAGTACTCATCAAATGCTGTTTACACCGGCTGATCCGGTAGCGCTTAATGCCGACCGTGAGAAAATTGGTACCGTGCTATCCAACTTATTAAGTAATGCGGTAAAATACTCACCCAAGGGTAAAGAGATCAATGTGAGGACAACGGCATTTAAAGGCCACCTTGCGGTGAGTATTAAAGACGAAGGAATGGGTATTAACACGGATGACCTGGAGAAATTATTCGATCGTTATTATCGCGTCGAAAACCAGGATACACAGCATATAGCGGGTTTCGGCATCGGGTTATACCTGTGTGCTGAGATTATTGAACGTCATGGTGGTCGCCTTTGGGCAGAAAGCGAAATTGGCACGGGTTCTATCTTTCATTTTTCACTTCCGCTCGACCTTGGAAATTAA
- a CDS encoding DUF5655 domain-containing protein, which translates to MSWTCPKCDRELPWKDYRHYCARIELDTLFTGRSPELVLVFDKILAEVADWEGVLIGVTPNCIVFTRRRAFLIIRPMKKELDIKFYSAVEHRDKPFTKSLAVGNKFENHIRINTLDQLKPGIFQYFRESFYLRSDADIVRF; encoded by the coding sequence ATGAGCTGGACCTGCCCAAAATGTGACCGTGAATTGCCCTGGAAAGATTACCGGCATTATTGCGCACGTATAGAACTGGATACTTTGTTTACGGGGCGGTCGCCGGAACTGGTGCTCGTCTTTGATAAGATCCTGGCAGAAGTAGCGGATTGGGAGGGTGTGCTGATCGGGGTGACACCCAACTGCATCGTTTTCACAAGGCGCCGTGCTTTTCTGATCATCCGGCCGATGAAAAAGGAGCTGGACATCAAATTCTATTCGGCGGTGGAGCACCGGGACAAGCCGTTCACCAAGAGCTTGGCTGTTGGGAACAAATTTGAAAACCATATCCGCATCAATACCCTGGATCAGCTAAAACCGGGCATATTTCAATATTTTCGGGAATCATTTTATCTTAGAAGCGACGCTGACATTGTACGATTTTAA
- a CDS encoding GAF domain-containing sensor histidine kinase codes for MENVYGINLIPPNDAERVAALQHYRILNSHRERAFDSICDLACELFSCPISHISFLSADKEFVKAGIGIGDITEVSRGLGFCALSILEEKLLIVEDTHQHPLFARHPFVTGELFIRFYAGAPVITPDGYVIGTLCLIDTQPRTLSEKEQQVLQKMAQLVMEQTELRYHNLQLLQQKDEFIPIASHEMRTPLTALKTAVDILEKQQKAGKTDSSGRMTAQAYRSTQKLAHLVNDLFDASRLSERKFTLRKGLFDLNRLVQNCCGFAESAGKHKLVVEGETNLELTGDEEKIEQVLTNLVENAMKYSPGTPTITLRIEKLPAFVKVSVADEGPGIPTELLSHIFRKFFRPESSHSQTGLGLGLYICAEIVKAHGGEIGVESEPGKGATFWFTLPL; via the coding sequence CTTTCGACAGTATTTGTGACCTGGCCTGCGAATTGTTTTCCTGTCCGATCAGCCATATTTCGTTTCTGAGCGCCGATAAGGAGTTTGTCAAAGCGGGTATTGGCATCGGCGACATTACCGAAGTGAGCCGCGGACTCGGTTTTTGCGCTTTGTCCATACTGGAAGAGAAGCTGCTGATCGTTGAAGATACCCATCAGCACCCGCTGTTTGCCCGGCACCCCTTTGTGACCGGTGAACTCTTTATCCGTTTTTATGCCGGCGCGCCGGTCATCACACCTGACGGTTATGTCATTGGAACCCTTTGCCTGATTGATACGCAACCCCGGACGCTGAGTGAAAAGGAACAACAGGTCCTGCAGAAAATGGCGCAGCTGGTCATGGAGCAGACCGAACTGCGTTACCATAATTTGCAATTGCTGCAGCAAAAAGACGAATTCATTCCCATTGCCAGTCACGAAATGCGCACACCTTTAACGGCGCTCAAGACGGCGGTTGACATCCTTGAAAAACAGCAAAAGGCCGGCAAAACGGATAGCAGCGGACGCATGACCGCCCAGGCCTATCGCAGTACCCAGAAACTGGCTCATTTGGTCAACGACCTCTTTGATGCCAGCCGTCTGTCGGAACGAAAGTTCACGCTTCGAAAAGGGCTGTTCGATCTGAACCGCCTGGTGCAGAACTGTTGCGGATTTGCGGAGTCAGCAGGTAAGCATAAATTAGTCGTAGAAGGGGAAACCAATTTGGAGCTGACCGGTGACGAAGAGAAGATCGAACAGGTTTTGACCAATCTGGTGGAAAATGCGATGAAATATTCACCGGGTACCCCGACGATCACGCTGCGCATTGAAAAGCTGCCGGCATTTGTCAAAGTGAGCGTGGCGGACGAGGGGCCGGGTATCCCGACGGAACTGTTATCCCACATCTTTCGCAAATTCTTCCGCCCGGAAAGCAGCCACAGCCAAACCGGGCTGGGGCTTGGCTTGTATATCTGCGCGGAGATCGTCAAGGCGCATGGCGGGGAGATCGGCGTCGAGAGTGAACCCGGCAAGGGCGCGACGTTTTGGTTCACCTTGCCGCTATAA